Proteins co-encoded in one Cytophagia bacterium CHB2 genomic window:
- a CDS encoding HlyC/CorC family transporter translates to MIIFLASSLIAIVVSFLCSLAEAVLLSLNPIRLEMLRQQGRPFASSWLAMKQNVGRPIAAILILNTVAHTGGATIAGGAFDEIYGDEWLWLFSTMFTFVILFGTEIIPKVLGVTFNERLAPVIAPVLRFSITILQPIIFLTEFVSSLLKGKGEESGLSIADLQTLARVAKTKNLIEAEQENIILNAVKFHETKVQAVMIPREWIVCLSANLPVEANFEIAKNNFHTRYPISETESVDDIIGYINFKEMATFAFDFKALKLEALIRPILHVRADANLNTMLKLFIAKRHHLALVKNTDGRVIGMVTLEDVVEEIVGDIEDEFDLSSTEIIQVGAQSWKAGGDVNMKLISEKVGVVCGETAASQTLAQWFAANTAQSLCPGCTQMLGPLRVTIQRVRRGKVHQAKIEVAAPVN, encoded by the coding sequence ATGATCATATTTCTGGCAAGCAGTTTGATCGCCATCGTGGTTTCGTTTCTATGTTCGCTGGCGGAGGCTGTGTTGTTGAGCCTGAATCCCATCCGGCTTGAAATGTTGAGGCAACAAGGCCGCCCGTTCGCGTCTTCCTGGCTCGCGATGAAGCAGAATGTCGGCCGGCCCATCGCAGCCATTCTGATTCTCAATACCGTTGCGCATACCGGCGGCGCGACAATTGCGGGTGGCGCTTTCGACGAAATTTATGGCGACGAGTGGTTATGGTTGTTCTCCACCATGTTTACCTTCGTCATCCTGTTCGGCACGGAGATCATTCCCAAAGTGCTGGGTGTAACGTTCAATGAACGGCTGGCGCCAGTGATCGCGCCGGTGTTGCGCTTCAGCATCACAATTTTGCAGCCGATTATTTTTCTCACGGAGTTCGTTTCCAGTTTGCTCAAGGGCAAGGGCGAGGAATCCGGTTTGAGCATCGCCGACCTGCAAACGCTGGCGCGCGTCGCCAAAACCAAGAACCTCATCGAAGCCGAGCAGGAAAACATTATTCTCAATGCCGTCAAGTTTCACGAAACAAAAGTGCAGGCGGTGATGATTCCGCGGGAGTGGATTGTGTGCTTGAGCGCCAACCTGCCGGTGGAAGCCAATTTTGAGATTGCCAAGAATAATTTCCACACCCGTTATCCGATCAGTGAGACTGAATCCGTCGACGATATTATCGGCTACATCAATTTCAAGGAAATGGCAACGTTTGCGTTCGATTTCAAAGCGCTGAAACTGGAAGCGCTCATTCGCCCGATTTTGCATGTACGGGCCGACGCCAATCTCAATACCATGTTGAAGCTTTTTATTGCCAAGCGCCATCATTTGGCGCTGGTCAAGAATACCGACGGCCGCGTTATCGGCATGGTTACGCTGGAAGACGTGGTTGAGGAAATCGTGGGCGACATTGAAGACGAATTCGATTTGAGTTCGACAGAGATCATTCAAGTTGGCGCGCAAAGCTGGAAAGCCGGCGGAGACGTCAATATGAAGTTGATCTCCGAAAAAGTTGGCGTGGTTTGCGGTGAAACGGCCGCCTCCCAAACTCTGGCGCAATGGTTTGCTGCGAACACGGCGCAGTCGCTTTGTCCTGGCTGTACGCAAATGCTTGGCCCGCTGCGGGTCACGATTCAGCGTGTGCGCCGCGGCAAGGTGCATCAGGCCAAGATCGAGGTCGCAGCGCCGGTCAATTGA
- a CDS encoding zinc ABC transporter substrate-binding protein — protein MRYLNKHCLMILIVFFISPINIEKVNAAPNGKLKVVTTLPVLKNLAEEIGGDKVQVEALADPHEDPHFVQPRPTLMKRGREADAFIEIGLQLELWTENLINGSGNLKIQKGQPGLIIASTNVPTLELPQSLSREWGDVHPYGNPHIWLDPINAKQITENIANGFKAIDQANAAYYEQRLAAFHHKIDDALFGADLVREIGGSKLTRLARQGKLLEYLKTRNLDDKLGGWLKKAEPLAGLKIISYHKTWVYFAHRFGFIIPLELEEKPGIEPSARHRDRVIETMKAQNIKTILVEQFYKRTAADYIAEQTGARVVVVPIDVGSNASTPTYFDLIDYLIVSLLP, from the coding sequence ATGAGATACCTGAATAAGCATTGCTTGATGATTTTGATAGTCTTCTTCATCAGTCCGATAAACATTGAAAAAGTTAATGCTGCCCCCAACGGCAAACTGAAAGTCGTCACAACCCTGCCGGTATTAAAAAATCTTGCGGAAGAGATTGGCGGAGACAAGGTGCAAGTCGAGGCGTTGGCTGATCCGCATGAAGATCCGCATTTTGTGCAACCGCGACCGACGTTGATGAAACGCGGCCGCGAGGCAGACGCATTTATCGAAATCGGCCTGCAACTTGAATTGTGGACGGAGAACTTGATCAACGGTTCCGGCAATCTCAAAATCCAAAAAGGCCAGCCGGGTTTGATTATTGCATCGACAAACGTACCGACGCTCGAATTGCCGCAGTCGCTGTCGCGCGAATGGGGCGATGTGCATCCCTACGGCAATCCGCACATTTGGCTGGACCCCATCAACGCCAAGCAAATCACGGAGAACATTGCCAACGGTTTCAAGGCCATTGATCAAGCCAACGCGGCTTATTACGAGCAACGCCTGGCGGCATTCCATCATAAAATTGACGACGCGCTTTTTGGCGCCGATTTGGTGCGTGAGATTGGCGGCAGCAAACTCACCCGCCTGGCGCGGCAGGGCAAATTGCTCGAGTATTTAAAAACCCGCAACCTCGACGACAAGCTGGGCGGTTGGCTGAAAAAAGCGGAGCCCCTGGCCGGCCTGAAAATCATCTCCTATCACAAAACCTGGGTTTATTTCGCGCACCGGTTCGGTTTCATCATCCCGCTCGAACTTGAAGAAAAGCCGGGCATTGAGCCTTCGGCGCGCCATCGCGATCGCGTGATCGAAACCATGAAAGCGCAAAACATCAAAACAATTTTGGTTGAACAGTTTTACAAACGAACTGCCGCGGATTATATCGCCGAGCAAACCGGCGCCCGCGTGGTGGTGGTACCCATTGATGTCGGCTCAAACGCGAGTACACCAACCTACTTCGATCTCATCGATTATCTGATTGTGAGCCTGCTGCCATGA
- a CDS encoding GNAT family N-acetyltransferase, producing MNTSSSSIIVRNTRAEDFPGIIAMTHEVYSSSVPWSPTQLASHLNVFPEGQFVAVETDSQRVVGMAASLIVWWNDYDMRANWRDFTDHGMFTNHDLEKGRTLYGAEVMVHPAMQGRGVGKQLYQARRELVERLGLLRIRAGARLRGYHRHAAHMGPEEYVIKVVKGELGDPTLSFQLKRGFCVLAVVSDYLRHDPESLGHAAVIEWINEAIAQPEDYAGRDPRFLCQSRFN from the coding sequence ATGAACACATCCTCGTCCTCAATCATCGTGCGCAACACTCGCGCGGAGGATTTTCCCGGCATTATTGCCATGACGCATGAAGTCTATTCCAGCAGCGTGCCGTGGTCGCCAACGCAACTGGCCTCGCATTTGAATGTGTTTCCGGAGGGGCAATTTGTTGCGGTGGAAACGGACTCACAACGCGTGGTCGGCATGGCGGCAAGCCTGATCGTGTGGTGGAATGATTATGACATGCGCGCGAATTGGCGTGATTTCACCGATCACGGCATGTTCACCAATCATGATCTGGAAAAAGGCCGTACGCTGTACGGCGCGGAAGTGATGGTTCATCCGGCGATGCAAGGCCGCGGCGTCGGCAAACAGCTTTATCAAGCGCGGCGCGAGCTGGTCGAGCGTCTCGGGTTATTGCGTATTCGTGCGGGCGCGCGGCTGCGAGGCTATCATCGCCACGCCGCGCATATGGGGCCGGAAGAGTATGTCATCAAAGTTGTCAAAGGTGAATTGGGCGATCCGACGCTTTCGTTTCAACTCAAACGCGGCTTTTGTGTGCTTGCGGTGGTATCCGATTATTTGCGCCACGATCCGGAAAGCCTGGGCCATGCTGCGGTGATCGAGTGGATCAACGAAGCCATCGCCCAACCGGAAGATTATGCCGGCCGGGATCCTCGATTTCTTTGTCAAAGCCGGTTCAATTGA
- a CDS encoding class I SAM-dependent methyltransferase, whose protein sequence is MIKTQKHFSKIAGRYGNLRTTDAAPITSIAGRLQTFSKVCAADVGCGQGRYDLKLFEHLGESLYLYGVDGNRNMLQQAVSYLRRHGIHAFQTVEAYARHLPFEPASLDCILTFNAVHHFKVVQFLNESARVLKDGGYLFIYTRLRTQNRRNIWGMHFPSFNEKETRLFELNELEEWLWRTSGLQLEAIEFYRYERVSSLSELTARALEHHYSTFSLYGKKEFDAALQQFQEVIGQSYRDVNNISWYDENVLLIARKSAVPSINWDVF, encoded by the coding sequence ATGATTAAAACACAGAAACATTTTTCAAAAATTGCCGGACGTTATGGCAATCTGAGAACGACGGATGCGGCGCCAATCACGTCGATTGCGGGCCGTTTGCAGACGTTTTCAAAAGTCTGCGCCGCGGACGTCGGCTGCGGCCAAGGGCGGTATGATTTAAAGCTCTTCGAACATCTTGGCGAGTCGCTTTATCTCTACGGCGTGGATGGCAATCGCAACATGCTGCAACAAGCCGTCTCGTATTTGCGGCGGCACGGCATCCACGCTTTTCAGACGGTGGAGGCTTACGCTCGGCATCTTCCGTTTGAACCGGCTTCCTTGGATTGCATCTTAACGTTCAATGCCGTGCACCACTTCAAAGTTGTGCAGTTTTTGAATGAATCGGCGAGAGTTCTCAAGGACGGCGGCTATTTGTTCATTTACACCCGGTTGCGCACCCAAAACCGGCGCAACATTTGGGGCATGCACTTTCCTTCATTCAATGAGAAAGAGACACGCTTGTTTGAATTGAACGAGCTGGAAGAGTGGCTGTGGCGAACCTCGGGCCTGCAACTCGAAGCGATAGAATTTTATAGATATGAACGCGTCAGCAGTTTGTCGGAGTTGACGGCGCGCGCCCTGGAGCATCATTATTCGACGTTCTCGTTATACGGCAAGAAGGAGTTCGATGCTGCCTTGCAGCAATTCCAGGAAGTGATCGGGCAGAGTTATCGCGACGTGAACAATATAAGTTGGTATGATGAAAATGTATTGCTGATCGCAAGAAAGTCGGCAGTTCCGTCAATAAATTGGGACGTTTTTTAA
- a CDS encoding dicarboxylate/amino acid:cation symporter — MPRPKLQLYTKILLGFIFGILVGLLANQIGQAAFFSAYIKPFGTAFIRLISMVVIPLVFASLVVGTGNLSDIRRLGRMGVKTFFYYLFTTAIAIIIGLLLANVIQPGRGLPAETKEQLLANYQAEASTKIEQALQKPSVVDVLLDIIPTNPMRAFVEAEMLQVIFFALAFGIVLTLLPREKSQPVLAFFDGINEAMLKLVMIIMEIAPYGVFALIAAMIAEFGLSIIVTLAKYSIVVMLGLLLHASITYPALLKTFTKFSIQKFFRGIRPAQLIAFSSSSSSATLPVTMECVEENLGVSKTVAGFVLPLGATINMDGTALYQGVAAVFIAQVFGMQLSLAQQALIVLTATLASVGAAGVPGVGMITLALVLKTVGVPLEGIALILGVDRLLDMCRTVVNVTGDASCATVVAATEGEILK; from the coding sequence ATGCCACGTCCCAAGCTTCAGCTCTACACCAAAATCCTATTGGGTTTCATCTTTGGTATACTTGTGGGCCTGCTCGCCAACCAAATCGGACAGGCCGCCTTTTTTAGCGCTTACATCAAGCCTTTCGGCACGGCATTCATTCGTCTGATCAGCATGGTGGTGATCCCGCTCGTATTTGCCTCTTTGGTGGTAGGAACCGGGAATCTCTCCGACATTCGCCGGCTTGGGCGTATGGGCGTCAAAACATTCTTTTATTACTTGTTCACCACGGCTATTGCAATCATTATCGGCTTGCTGTTGGCGAATGTCATTCAGCCCGGACGCGGCCTGCCCGCCGAAACCAAGGAGCAGTTGCTCGCCAATTATCAGGCGGAAGCCAGCACCAAGATCGAACAAGCCCTGCAAAAGCCCAGTGTGGTTGATGTGCTGCTCGACATCATCCCCACCAATCCAATGCGCGCGTTCGTGGAAGCGGAGATGCTGCAAGTCATTTTTTTTGCGTTGGCCTTCGGCATCGTGCTCACTTTGCTGCCGCGGGAAAAATCGCAGCCGGTGCTGGCCTTTTTTGACGGCATAAACGAAGCCATGTTGAAACTGGTTATGATCATCATGGAAATTGCGCCCTATGGCGTGTTTGCGCTGATTGCCGCCATGATTGCCGAATTCGGCCTGAGCATCATCGTCACGCTGGCGAAATATTCCATCGTGGTTATGCTGGGGCTGCTGCTTCATGCCAGCATTACTTATCCTGCATTGCTCAAGACGTTTACAAAATTTTCGATTCAGAAATTTTTTCGCGGCATTCGTCCGGCGCAACTCATTGCCTTCAGCTCAAGCTCAAGCTCAGCTACGCTGCCGGTAACCATGGAGTGTGTTGAAGAAAATTTGGGCGTGTCGAAAACCGTCGCAGGGTTTGTATTGCCCTTGGGCGCGACGATAAACATGGATGGCACGGCATTGTATCAGGGCGTGGCCGCGGTATTCATAGCACAGGTATTCGGTATGCAACTTTCCTTAGCGCAACAAGCGCTGATCGTTCTTACCGCAACCCTGGCTTCGGTGGGCGCAGCTGGCGTTCCCGGAGTCGGCATGATTACGCTGGCGCTCGTTCTCAAAACCGTGGGCGTGCCGCTCGAAGGCATCGCGCTCATTCTCGGGGTTGACCGCCTGCTCGACATGTGCCGCACGGTGGTAAACGTCACCGGCGATGCGTCATGCGCCACGGTAGTGGCGGCGACGGAGGGGGAAATACTAAAATAA